The DNA region TGTTACTTTAAGCGGTCCAGGCACCTTTGGCACCAAGGCGCTTGAGGTTGACGAGCTCTCTGCCCGAATCAGCGGAAAAGGTAGCATAAACATCAGCTGCAGCAAGAAAATAAAAGCTTTTATTAGTGGGTCAGGACACATCAACTACCTCGGATCACCCGAAATACAGAAGACGGTAATTGGCACCGGTGGGGTAAATAAGCTGTAAAAAGGTTTGGGATTTTACTACCTTTAAATCCTAAACCTAACATCTGACCCCTATGTTTTTAGAAACGGTTATATTTATTCTTGTCATCATTCTGCTCATCATTGTACTGCAATTGAGAAAGAACTTAACAGAAAAACTTGAATTTCTATATCTAAAGATCGAACACCTGTCGGCCCAGCTGGCAAAAAAAGAAGCCCAGTTGCCCCAGGCCGAACCTGAGCAAAGAGTTGCTGAACAGCCAACAGTTCAGTCAGAAACATTTAAACCCTTTACCGCCTATCAGCCAAAGGATATTGTCCAACCGGAAGCACCCGTTGTTCCAGAGCCCCAGGAAAGCATTTTAGTGCCGGCAGAAGAAATAACAGCCCCTGAGCCAAAAGTTGAGGCCATTGCCCAACAACCGGCAATTACAGAACTCCCTAAAACTGTACAAGAACCTGTAGCACCGGTTATGCCATCTCAATTCGTTCCTCCTGCGCCAAAACCTTCTTTTAGCGAACGTAATCCTGATCTGGAGAAATTCATCGGCGAAAACCTGTTCAATAAAATAGGTATCGTCATCCTGGTTTTAGGTATGGGCTTTTTCCTCAAGTATGCAATCGATAAAGACTGGATCAACGAAATTGGCCGGGTAAGCATCGGTTTCATCTGCGGGGGCATTTTAATTGGTCTGGCGCACAAACTGCGAAAATCATTTACCACCTTCAGCTCTGTGCTGGTTGGGGGCGGTGTAGCCATCCTTTATTTTACAGTAACCATAGGCTTCCATCAGTACCAGCTTTTTAGCCAGACAATGGCCTTCATTCTTACCATACTCATTACCAGTTTTACGGTCTTGCTTTCCATCAGCTACAACCGCATGGAGCTTGCCCTTTTTGCCATACTGGGTGGTTTTGGCGCACCATTTATGGTAAGTACCGGCCAAGGCAATTACATTGTGCTCTTTACTTATATATTGATACTGAACATAGGCATGCTCATATTGGCCTACTATAAAAAATGGCCGGCCATTAATATCGTATGTTATATATTTACACTTATCCTCTATGGTGGTTGGCTATACAGCAAAGTGCTGGATGCCGACAGCAAAAACCCACCATATGCCGGGGCGCTCGTATTTGCCTCTTTATTTTACCTGATATTCCTGCTTATGAATATCATCAACAACATTAAAGAAAAAACAGAGTTCAATGCATTCGAGATTGGCATTTTACTCAGCAATACGTTTTTATATTATGCCGCAGGGATGCTGGTGCTGAACCATATTGGCGGCGGCGACTACCGCGGCTTGTTTACCGCTCTTATTGGGGTAGTAAACCTGATATTTGCCTATGCCCTGTTTAAGAATGATAAGATTGACAGGAACCTGATCTACCTGCTGATCGGCCTGGTGCTTACTTTCATCAGCCTGGCCGCACCAGTGCAGCTCAAAGGCAATCAAATCACCTTATTCTGGACAGCAGAAAGCGTTCTGCTGCTCTGGCTTTCGCAAAAATCAGGTATCACCCTCATCAAACAATCTTCAATAATTGTATTGGTACTCATGGGCATCAGCCTGGTCATGGACTGGCAGCAGGTTTATGGAAGCAGTATTTACAACACCACAAACCGTTTGTACCCCATTGCGAACAAAGGCTTTATTACCGGACTGGTGGCTGTTATAGGATTGATCCTTTACTCAACCTTGCTTAAAAAAGAGATCAAATCCATTCTTTTCCGCGAGGTTAAAACCTCAAGGACCATCCTCGCCGTGGCCGCGGTACTTATTGGCTACCTGGTCATTGCTTTTGAACTCAATCACCAGGCCTATAATTACTTTCCCTTATTAAGGGTACTGGCATTGGCTTGTTACAGCTATTTATTCATTACCATATTGCTTATTGCGGTTCGCAATGCAGAGAAAGAGGAATTCAAATTTGTGGTAGCTGCACTTGCCGCAGTCTGCCTCATTTGTTATCCACTGCTTTTCAACACCGAGACCATCTTTTTAAGGGACAGTTACCTGGAAAGCCGGGCTTCCAATCTGAACAATTACCTGTTCCATTACCTGATGGTGGCGCTGGCAGCATGGAGTATTTACACCCTGTACCGTAATGAAAAGCAGATCCGTTCAGAAAAAAGCTTAATTGCGTTCCAATGGTTCGCTGCTTTTATTGTCCTTTATATAGCCAGTGCAGAACTGGACCACCTAACAGTAATGTCGCAGTACAGCAAAGAAAAGAACATTGACGCCATCATCAGTAACACCC from Pedobacter africanus includes:
- a CDS encoding DUF2339 domain-containing protein, with product MFLETVIFILVIILLIIVLQLRKNLTEKLEFLYLKIEHLSAQLAKKEAQLPQAEPEQRVAEQPTVQSETFKPFTAYQPKDIVQPEAPVVPEPQESILVPAEEITAPEPKVEAIAQQPAITELPKTVQEPVAPVMPSQFVPPAPKPSFSERNPDLEKFIGENLFNKIGIVILVLGMGFFLKYAIDKDWINEIGRVSIGFICGGILIGLAHKLRKSFTTFSSVLVGGGVAILYFTVTIGFHQYQLFSQTMAFILTILITSFTVLLSISYNRMELALFAILGGFGAPFMVSTGQGNYIVLFTYILILNIGMLILAYYKKWPAINIVCYIFTLILYGGWLYSKVLDADSKNPPYAGALVFASLFYLIFLLMNIINNIKEKTEFNAFEIGILLSNTFLYYAAGMLVLNHIGGGDYRGLFTALIGVVNLIFAYALFKNDKIDRNLIYLLIGLVLTFISLAAPVQLKGNQITLFWTAESVLLLWLSQKSGITLIKQSSIIVLVLMGISLVMDWQQVYGSSIYNTTNRLYPIANKGFITGLVAVIGLILYSTLLKKEIKSILFREVKTSRTILAVAAVLIGYLVIAFELNHQAYNYFPLLRVLALACYSYLFITILLIAVRNAEKEEFKFVVAALAAVCLICYPLLFNTETIFLRDSYLESRASNLNNYLFHYLMVALAAWSIYTLYRNEKQIRSEKSLIAFQWFAAFIVLYIASAELDHLTVMSQYSKEKNIDAIISNTHKTGFAILWGCFALLCIYIGMKWKSKNVRIISITILAITLLKLFIFDLRGLSEGGKIAAFISLGVLLLVISFMYQRLKNLLLANDKESTAIVTASKPDIEDEA